The sequence TCACTGGCGGCATTACTGCCCGCTGGTATCAAGATCGTATTTACCACCGCTTACTCCGAATTTGCGGCAGACAGTTACAACTACTCTGCCATCGACTATTTACTAAAGCCCATCACCCTGAAAAGGTTCCTCGACGCTCAAAAAAAGATCGAAGCCGCCTTTGAGAACGGGAAAAGTGTCGTGGATAACGGGTATTTCTTTGCCAAAACCGGCAAAACCATCAAAAAAGTGCCTATTCACGACATCCTCTATGCCGAAAGTGAGAAAGAATATGTAAAACTGGTGCTGGAAAAAGAAAACATCCTCCTCTACCGCCGGCTCAAGGAAATTGAAGAGATGCTGGCGCTGCCCTTCCTCCGCATTCATCACTCGTTTATTATTAACCTGGATCACCTGCAGCAAATTCAGGATAACCACG is a genomic window of Chitinophaga sp. LS1 containing:
- a CDS encoding LytTR family DNA-binding domain-containing protein, with amino-acid sequence MKLNCIITDDEPNAVSLLEVLICQTTDWQIVAKCFNGLEALQAVKQHKTDLIFLDINMPLLDGMSLAALLPAGIKIVFTTAYSEFAADSYNYSAIDYLLKPITLKRFLDAQKKIEAAFENGKSVVDNGYFFAKTGKTIKKVPIHDILYAESEKEYVKLVLEKENILLYRRLKEIEEMLALPFLRIHHSFIINLDHLQQIQDNHVYIGDKRIPISDKYNEAFWEVINRKKI